CAATTAATTCATTAAATTATAAAAGGAGCCATTTCTTTTTGCACCGgaattattttaaattatttgcaAAAATATTAAAGGAAAGTGAATCAGTTCACTTATCTTTAATCCTTTTTCACTTGTTCTGAACCCATCACAGAAGTGTCATCACCCTCCAGCAGCAAGCAGACTTTAGATACTGGCCTCTCCAGCACATTGCTCTTCGTTTGCAGCTTCACAACTCTGACATGGCCTCTGGTGTCAGGTTTGGCCTCCAAAATTCTTCCAAGTAGCCATGAATTGCGAGGGGCTGAGTTGTCTGCGATTAGGACTATGTCTCCAGTGATGAAGTTTCTTTTGACTCTTGACCACTTTTGCCTTTCTTGAAGAAGAGGTAGGTATTCCAGCAGCCATCTCTTCCAGAAGAGCTCTGCTATATACTGGACCTGTCTCCAGCGTCTCCTGTGGTAAAGGTCAGACCTTGAAAACACTCCAGGGGGCAGAAGTGGGTTAGTCCTGAGCAACAAAATGTGATTAGGAGTCAGGGCTTCCAAATCGTGTGGGTCATCAGAAACTTTTGTAATAGGCCGGCTGTTAAGAATCGCCTCAACTTCACAGAAAACAGTGCTTAGGCCTTCATCATCTAGTGTTTGTTGTTTGCAGACTGAACATAAGATATGCCTTACCATTCTGATGAGGCGTTCCCAGAACCCACCATGGTGAGAAGCAGTGGGGGGGTTGAAGCTCCAGTGAACTCCCTCCTTCATCAGAGCTTGGTGGATCTTTCTTTGGTCTAATGTTCTGAGTGCTTCTCTTAGTTCCCTTTCTGCACCGACAAGGTTAGTGCCATGATCGGATCTTATGTGTTGTGCCTGGCCTCTTCGGCATAGAAACCTCCTGATGGCATTGATGCACGAGTGTGTATCTAAAGAGTAGGCAACCTCCAGATGTATTGCTCGACTTGTCATGCAGGTAAAGATGACACCATACCTTTTTACTGTGCTCCTTCCCCTTCTCACCTCTAAAGGGCCAAAATAGTCAAGACCAATGTTAGAGAATGGTGGTAAGTCCATGACTAGCCTTTCCCTTGGCAGATCAGCCATCTTTTGTTCACCAGGTTTTCCTCTGTTCTTTCTGCAAGTTACACAGTGAGAAATAATCTTTCTTGAAGCAGAATTAGCACTTGTAATCCAGTACGTTTTACGCACCTGGGATAACATGTGGTTCCTTCCTCCATGTCCAGTTTGAGCATGGACATGGCGTAAGATCAGAGTGGACACGTGGTGGTTTTTGGCCAAAATGGCAGGATGTTTTCTTTCCTCAGGCATTGCCGTTCTTCTGAGGCGACCACCCACTCTGAGGATTCCATTGTCCAGCACTGGATCCAATTTGTATATGCTACTGCTTTTTTTCACATTGGAAGCGCCCTCTTGCAGCATGTTGATTTCATCAGGGAAACTTTGTTTCTGTACATACGATAGAATAGCCTTTTCTGCCATTATCAGATCATTCACCGTTATTGCTTCTTTTATGTTGTCTTTGACATACCCTTTTGTCATTCTGGTTACCCTTAGAGTCTGCTTACAATCTTTCTTTGAGTCATTTCCTTTCTGCACGAGGTGTTTTAATGCTTCTTTCACTTTAAGGATCCATGCAACAGCTACTCTCAACTTCAGCCAATCTGAAAAGTGATTGATCAATTTGTCTGTGGGCCTTTCCTCACATGTCTGCATAATTGCATTCACTGTTGCAGATTTCCTCACCTCTGGATCATCTTCACAAAGTTCAACATTGTCCACAGATTCATTCGGCCAGTCCTCTTCTGATGACCAAAGGAACTCTGGTCCAGAGATCCACCTTGGGTTCCTCATGAACCTCTCTGCGCTCACACCTCTAGAGCAGTCGTCTGCGGGGTTTCTCTTTGTGTCAATATACCTCCACTGACTGACTTGTGTAGCCTCCCTAATCCTAGATGTCCTATTCGCCACATAGGtatgaaaatgattttttttcattattatatgtgccctcttatttacttacttttttgtttacttgaatgttatgtttgtctgtggacttaaattggtaaaatatgtcttgtcttcaccgtgggatagtgagaaacgtaatttcgatctctttgtatgtctggaacatgtgaagaaattgacaataaagctgactttgactttgactttgaaaacgAGTGTGGTCATTTGAGATATACTTTAAGACAGATGTGCTGTCAGACCAAAACACTGACCTATCTGTAGGTGTAGTCTTTTATCTCTTTAATTCTGTCTTCTTGTGGAACAGCACCAAGGACAGCTCTGCTGTTGCTTATCCATTTTGACAAATGGAAGCCTCCTCTATGACAGACTTCAGTGAGGTCTGAGATGAGTTCCATTGCTTTTAGTTCTGTGGGCATAGATTTTAAACAATCATCTACATAAAAGTGTTCCATGATTGTGGTTGTTACCTCAGGAGGGAAGTTGTTTGCATTGTCCTGTGCAGTCTTTCTGAGAGCAAAGTTGGCTATGCTTGGTGAAGAGACTGCACCAAACAAATGAACAGTCATGCGATATTCCACTGGAGCATCATCCACATTCCCTTGTGGCCACCATAAGAAGCGCAGGAAGTCCGTGTCACTTTCAGTCACCTGGACTTGGTGGAACATGGCCTGTATGTCCGCCATCAGCGCTATTGGTTCTTCTCGGAAACGTGTCAGCACTCCAATCAGCGTGTTCGTCAAATTTGGGCCTTGGAGTAGTTCAGAGTTAAGGGATGTCCCCTGAAAGGTTGCACCACAATCAAAGACTACTCTAATGGTCTTCTTTTTTGGGTGATATACCCCATGATGAGGGATATACCAAACACTTCCATCTGTCCTATACAGTTGTGCAAAGGGAACCATTTCAGCGTAGCCTTTGTGAATGACATCACTGAGGAACTCTGTATACTCCCTTTGATAGTACGGATCTCTTTTGAACTTCCTTTTCAGATTCAACAGGCGCTGTTC
The Alosa sapidissima isolate fAloSap1 chromosome 14, fAloSap1.pri, whole genome shotgun sequence DNA segment above includes these coding regions:
- the LOC121682205 gene encoding uncharacterized protein LOC121682205 isoform X2, which encodes MRNPRWISGPEFLWSSEEDWPNESVDNVELCEDDPEVRKSATVNAIMQTCEERPTDKLINHFSDWLKLRVAVAWILKVKEALKHLVQKGNDSKKDCKQTLRVTRMTKGYVKDNIKEAITVNDLIMAEKAILSYVQKQSFPDEINMLQEGASNVKKSSSIYKLDPVLDNGILRVGGRLRRTAMPEERKHPAILAKNHHVSTLILRHVHAQTGHGGRNHMLSQVRKTYWITSANSASRKIISHCVTCRKNRGKPGEQKMADLPRERLVMDLPPFSNIGLDYFGPLEVRRGRSTVKRYGVIFTCMTSRAIHLEVAYSLDTHSCINAIRRFLCRRGQAQHIRSDHGTNLVGAERELREALRTLDQRKIHQALMKEGVHWSFNPPTASHHGGFWERLIRMVRHILCSVCKQQTLDDEGLSTVFCEVEAILNSRPITKVSDDPHDLEALTPNHILLLRTNPLLPPGVFSRSDLYHRRRWRQVQYIAELFWKRWLLEYLPLLQERQKWSRVKRNFITGDIVLIADNSAPRNSWLLGRILEAKPDTRGHVRVVKLQTKSNVLERPVSKVCLLLEGDDTSVMGSEQVKKD
- the LOC121682205 gene encoding uncharacterized protein LOC121682205 isoform X3, which gives rise to MRNPRWISGPEFLWSSEEDWPNESVDNVELCEDDPEVRKSATVNAIMQTCEERPTDKLINHFSDWLKLRVAVAWILKVKEALKHLVQKGNDSKKDCKQTLRVTRMTKGYVKDNIKEAITVNDLIMAEKAILSYVQKQSFPDEINMLQEGASNVKKSSSIYKLDPVLDNGILRVGGRLRRTAMPEERKHPAILAKNHHVSTLILRHVHAQTGHGGRNHMLSQVRKTYWITSANSASRKIISHCVTCRKNRGKPGEQKMADLPRERLVMDLPPFSNIGLDYFGPLEVRRGRSTVKRYGVIFTCMTSRAIHLEVAYSLDTHSCINAIRRFLCRRGQAQHIRSDHGTNLVGAERELREALRTLDQRKIHQALMKEGVHWSFNPPTASHHGGFWERLIRMD
- the LOC121682205 gene encoding uncharacterized protein LOC121682205 isoform X4; this encodes MSMLKLDMEEGTTCYPRKNRGKPGEQKMADLPRERLVMDLPPFSNIGLDYFGPLEVRRGRSTVKRYGVIFTCMTSRAIHLEVAYSLDTHSCINAIRRFLCRRGQAQHIRSDHGTNLVGAERELREALRTLDQRKIHQALMKEGVHWSFNPPTASHHGGFWERLIRMVRHILCSVCKQQTLDDEGLSTVFCEVEAILNSRPITKVSDDPHDLEALTPNHILLLRTNPLLPPGVFSRSDLYHRRRWRQVQYIAELFWKRWLLEYLPLLQERQKWSRVKRNFITGDIVLIADNSAPRNSWLLGRILEAKPDTRGHVRVVKLQTKSNVLERPVSKVCLLLEGDDTSVMGSEQVKKD
- the LOC121682205 gene encoding uncharacterized protein LOC121682205 isoform X1, whose product is MRNPRWISGPEFLWSSEEDWPNESVDNVELCEDDPEVRKSATVNAIMQTCEERPTDKLINHFSDWLKLRVAVAWILKVKEALKHLVQKGNDSKKDCKQTLRVTRMTKGYVKDNIKEAITVNDLIMAEKAILSYVQKQSFPDEINMLQEGASNVKKSSSIYKLDPVLDNGILRVGGRLRRTAMPEERKHPAILAKNHHVSTLILRHVHAQTGHGGRNHMLSQVRKTYWITSANSASRKIISHCVTCRKNRGKPGEQKMADLPRERLVMDLPPFSNIGLDYFGPLEVRRGRSTVKRYGVIFTCMTSRAIHLEVAYSLDTHSCINAIRRFLCRRGQAQHIRSDHGTNLVGAERELREALRTLDQRKIHQALMKEGVHWSFNPPTASHHGGFWERLIRMETLETGPVYSRALLEEMAAGIPTSSSRKAKVVKSQKKLHHWRHSPNRRQLSPSQFMATWKNFGGQT